One Ficedula albicollis isolate OC2 chromosome Z, FicAlb1.5, whole genome shotgun sequence DNA window includes the following coding sequences:
- the LOC101815690 gene encoding exosome complex component RRP46-like produces the protein MLQGYLGEYTAPLIHGLIHVAVRLCRDAWLQRRAQAAPEERGERGDTSVLAGLYGPAEAKVSKELPDRAALEVLLRPKVGLPGVLERSREQLLRQTCEAVVLGVLHPRTAISLVLQVLSDAGSLLSCCLNAACMALLDAGLPLAALFCGVTCALQPDGTILLDPTARQEQEARAILTFAIASSDRKVLMATTKGSCSVEEMQQCLAAAQRAADTIFQFYRDSVRRRYSKC, from the exons ATGCTGCAGGGCTACCTGGGCGAGTACACGGCGCCGCTGATCCACGGGCTGATCCACGTCGCCGTGCGCCTCTGCAGGGACGCCTGGCTGCAGCGGCGCGCCCAGGCTGCCCCCGAGGAGCGGGGCGAGCGGG gtgacaccTCGGTGCTGGCGGGGCTGTACGGCCCGGCGGAGGCCAAGGTCAGCAAGGAGCTGCCGGACCGGGCGGcgctggaggtgctgctgcgCCCCAAGGTGGGGCTGCCAG GCGTGCTGGAGcgcagcagggagcagctgctgcggCAGACGTGCGAGGCCgtggtgctgggggtgctgcacCCGCGCACCGCCAtctccctggtgctgcaggtgctcagcGACGCTGGCTCT ctgctgtcctgctgcctgaaCGCCGCCTGCATGGCGCTGCTGGATGCGGGGCTGCCCCTCGCCGCCCTCTTCTGCGGGGTCACCTGCGCCCTGCAGCCCGACGGCACCATCCTGCTGGACCCCACAGCCCGCCAGGAGCAG GAGGCCCGCGCCATCCTCACCTTCGCCATCGCCAGCAGCGACAGGAAGGTGCTGATGGCCACCACCAAGGGCAGCTGCTCGGTGGAGGAG atgcagcagtgcctggccgCAGCCCAGCGCGCTGCCGACACCATCTTCCAGTTCTACCGCGACTCCGTGCGCCGCCGCTACTCcaagtgctga
- the EMC4 gene encoding LOW QUALITY PROTEIN: ER membrane protein complex subunit 4 (The sequence of the model RefSeq protein was modified relative to this genomic sequence to represent the inferred CDS: deleted 1 base in 1 codon), which yields MAAQPLKWPRGAAEGRGPLGFATGSWGDRQLGEGGVHESDKILMEKRCWDVALAPLKQIPMNLFIMYMAGNTISIFPAMMVCMMGWRPLQALMSLSATLKALESSSRRALQGLVFLVGNGLGLALALYKCQAMGLLPTRPSDWLAPSDWLAFVTPPQRMEFTGGGLIL from the exons ATGGCGGCGCAGCCGCTGAAGTG gcccCGCGGAGCCGCCGAGGGCCGCGGCCCGCTCGGCTTCGCC ACCGGCAGCTGGGGGGACCGGCAGCTGGGGGAGGGCGGCGTCCACGAGAGCGACAAGATCCTCATGGAGAAG CGCTGCTGGGACGTGGCTCTGGCGCCGCTGAAGCAGATCCCCATGAACCTGTTCATCATGTACATGGCCGGCAACACCATCTCCATCTTCCCGGCCATGATGGTCTGCATGATGGGCTGGCGCCCGCTGCAGGCCCTCATGTCCCTGTCTGCCA cACTGAAGGCCCTGGAGAGCTCAAGCCGGCGGGCACTGCAGGGTCTGGTGTTCCTGGTGGGCAacgggctggggctggcactggcccTCTACAAGTGCCAGGCCATGGGGCTGCTGCCCACCCGCCCCTCCGACTGGCTGGCCCCCTCCGACTGGCTGGCCTTTGTCACCCCCCCTCAG CGGATGGAATTCACTGGGGGGGGCCTGATCTTGTGA
- the TOMM5 gene encoding mitochondrial import receptor subunit TOM5 homolog: MFRIEGLGPKMDPEELRRKMRRDVLASVRNFLIYVALLRITPFVLKKLDSI; the protein is encoded by the exons ATGTTCCGCATCGAGGGGCTGGGGCCCAAGATGGACCCGGAGGAGCTCCGGCGGAAGATGCGCCGCGACGTCCTCGCCTCCGTCCGCAACTTCCTCATCTACGTCGCGCTGCTGCGGATCA cGCCCTTCGTGCTCAAGAAGCTGGACAGTATATGA